A region of Streptomyces sp. WMMC500 DNA encodes the following proteins:
- a CDS encoding dihydrodipicolinate synthase family protein, with amino-acid sequence MKALDYAAAPVMNLLTAVFTPFRPDGGLDLETVGKQADAVAAWGCPAVYVGGTAGEGASLTTAERMALLERWCAVAEGRMDVIAHVGHTSLAEAQVLAAHAEASGARAVSAVPPYFHRPRDAAALTDFLAPLAAAAPRLPFIYYHIPSVTGVQVPASEFLTEAARRIPTFAGIKYADNDLADFQRCLERAGDTYEMYFGSARLLLAAAGVGARAAIGSAYNFAAPVYLRLIRHLERGETDRARACQLLAQAAIDAASRHAGELPGFKAATRLAGVDCGPCREPLGTLDDAQLAALRADFDRIGFPDGRPA; translated from the coding sequence ATGAAAGCGCTCGACTACGCCGCCGCCCCCGTGATGAACCTGCTCACCGCGGTGTTCACCCCCTTCCGCCCCGACGGCGGCCTCGACCTGGAGACCGTCGGCAAGCAGGCGGACGCGGTGGCGGCCTGGGGCTGCCCGGCGGTGTACGTCGGGGGGACCGCCGGCGAGGGGGCGTCGCTCACCACCGCGGAGCGGATGGCGCTGCTGGAGCGGTGGTGCGCGGTGGCGGAGGGGCGGATGGACGTCATCGCGCACGTCGGCCACACCAGCCTCGCCGAGGCCCAGGTCCTGGCCGCCCACGCCGAGGCGAGCGGCGCCCGCGCGGTCTCCGCCGTCCCGCCGTACTTCCACCGGCCCCGGGACGCCGCCGCGCTCACGGACTTCCTCGCCCCGCTGGCCGCCGCGGCGCCCCGACTGCCGTTCATCTACTACCACATACCGTCCGTCACCGGGGTGCAGGTGCCGGCCAGCGAGTTCCTCACGGAGGCCGCCCGGCGCATCCCGACCTTCGCCGGCATCAAGTACGCGGACAACGACCTGGCCGACTTCCAGCGCTGTCTGGAACGGGCCGGGGACACGTACGAGATGTACTTCGGCAGCGCCCGGCTGCTACTGGCCGCCGCCGGGGTCGGGGCGCGCGCCGCGATCGGCTCCGCGTACAACTTCGCCGCCCCCGTCTACCTGCGGCTCATCCGCCACCTCGAACGCGGCGAGACCGACCGGGCGCGCGCCTGCCAACTCCTCGCCCAGGCCGCCATCGACGCTGCCTCCCGGCACGCCGGCGAGCTGCCGGGCTTCAAGGCGGCGACCCGCCTCGCGGGCGTGGACTGCGGTCCGTGCCGGGAGCCGCTGGGCACCCTCGACGACGCCCAGCTCGCCGCCCTGCGCGCCGACTTCGACCGCATCGGCTTCCCGGACGGGCGGCCCGCGTGA
- a CDS encoding ABC transporter permease: protein MTDTAPSKTPAAGPSARTPRFAAARRFARSRSALAGAAGLLLLVLLALLAPWVAPFDPNEQGADNLLGPSATHLLGTDELGRDIASRVIHGTRASLLVGFGAAALGALVGVPLGLVAGYVGRWADAVAMRLTDLMLAVPGILLALVIIAVLGPGRLNLILAIGIGAVPEFARLTRAATLSIRERDFVVASRGMGAPAADTMVRTVLPNVLGPILVQLVVTASLAVVVESGLSLLGLGTPPPAPSWGGMLQEARSYLHQSPWYGVFPGLCLAFTVFCLDRVGRGLQRAYGTAVSSGAREGTV, encoded by the coding sequence ATGACCGACACCGCCCCGTCCAAGACCCCCGCCGCCGGCCCGTCCGCGAGGACGCCCCGCTTCGCCGCCGCCCGCCGCTTCGCCCGCTCACGCTCCGCGCTCGCCGGCGCCGCCGGGCTGCTGCTGCTCGTGCTCCTCGCCCTCCTCGCCCCCTGGGTCGCCCCCTTCGACCCCAACGAGCAGGGCGCCGACAACCTCCTCGGCCCCTCCGCCACCCACCTCCTCGGCACCGACGAACTCGGCCGCGACATCGCCTCCCGCGTCATCCACGGCACCCGCGCCTCGCTCCTCGTCGGCTTCGGCGCCGCCGCCCTCGGCGCGCTCGTCGGCGTCCCGCTCGGCCTCGTCGCCGGCTACGTCGGGCGCTGGGCCGACGCCGTCGCCATGCGGCTGACCGACCTGATGCTCGCCGTGCCCGGCATCCTGCTCGCGCTCGTCATCATCGCCGTCCTCGGCCCCGGCCGGCTGAACCTCATCCTGGCCATCGGCATCGGAGCCGTACCGGAGTTCGCCCGGCTCACCCGCGCCGCGACGCTCTCCATCCGGGAGCGCGACTTCGTCGTCGCCTCCCGCGGCATGGGCGCGCCGGCCGCCGACACCATGGTCCGTACCGTGCTCCCGAACGTCCTCGGCCCCATCCTCGTCCAGCTCGTCGTCACCGCCTCCCTCGCGGTCGTCGTCGAGTCCGGCCTCAGCCTTCTCGGCCTCGGCACCCCGCCGCCCGCGCCCTCGTGGGGCGGGATGCTCCAGGAGGCCCGCTCGTACCTGCACCAGAGCCCCTGGTACGGCGTCTTCCCCGGGCTCTGCCTGGCGTTCACCGTCTTCTGCCTCGACCGGGTGGGCCGCGGGCTGCAACGGGCCTACGGCACGGCCGTGTCGAGCGGCGCACGGGAGGGGACGGTCTAG
- a CDS encoding dipeptide ABC transporter ATP-binding protein, which yields MTTQTGSALSIRDLTVEFDTPAGVVRAADGVSYDVAAGETLGVVGETGSGKSVTALAALGLLSAGNVRRVTGQALLGDTDLLALPADELRAVLGRDVAMIFQDPGSALNPVQRVGDQIAEALRVHDRTLTAPAARARTVELLDEVGVPNPAGRYDAYPHQFSGGMCQRAVIAMAMANRPRVLIADEPTTALDVSVQAQILDVLRRAARETGAATVLITHDLGVVAETADRLCVMYGGRVVESGTVHDVFARPRHPYTAALLASLPRLDVRADRLTPIPGQPPDLIDVTPGCPFAPRCPVGHDRARCAEERPEPVVIGNGTSACHYPDEAGPPPRAVGPERDPAPRAAGTGGGAGGGTGVQGTASPHHGEQEKSGVRPSGGEGPPAAAPRGAGAGAGVSASDVRASAAESRPTHAASGTEVGGPQETASSTRGATGESGDPPGSSRAHDPAGGALSAAAPRGAAAKSAVPATDAGASASPPAPGAPGAAAGGSREAAAPRGAAAKSGTPPDGGSAPDGGVALDVRDARKLFPVRTGVFARTSGYVHAVDGVSLQISAGRTLGLVGESGCGKSTLARMLLRLVRPSGGELAVAGQDLVRANRGELRRIRQRVQMVYQDPFASLNPRLSVGDNVAEPLRLAGGFSRPQRRARVLDLFDLVGLRPEHADRYPAEFSGGQRQRVAIARALALRPRLLLLDEPVSALDVSVQAQVLNLLADLQRESGMAYLFVSHDLSVVRQVADDVAVMYLGRIVETGPVERIYGRPRHPYTRALLDSVPAPDPAGRETRRRAPLGGDVPSPADPPSGCRFRTRCPLAVERCAAEEPALRDVDGGLTACHFAETLRAPDALRRPDVPRDSDPGADPDPDPDAPRATGPVPREVRT from the coding sequence GTGACCACACAGACGGGGTCGGCCCTGAGCATCAGGGACCTGACCGTTGAGTTCGACACCCCGGCCGGCGTGGTGCGCGCGGCGGACGGCGTGAGCTACGACGTCGCCGCCGGGGAGACCCTCGGCGTCGTCGGCGAGACCGGCTCCGGCAAGAGCGTCACGGCCCTGGCGGCGCTGGGGCTGCTGTCCGCCGGGAACGTGCGGCGGGTGACGGGGCAGGCGCTGCTGGGCGACACGGACCTGCTGGCGCTGCCGGCGGACGAACTGCGCGCGGTGCTCGGCCGCGACGTGGCGATGATCTTCCAGGACCCCGGCTCGGCGCTCAACCCGGTGCAGCGCGTCGGCGACCAGATCGCGGAGGCGCTGCGGGTGCACGACCGCACCCTGACGGCGCCCGCCGCGCGGGCCCGGACGGTGGAGCTGCTCGACGAGGTGGGCGTGCCGAACCCCGCGGGGCGGTACGACGCGTACCCGCACCAGTTCTCCGGCGGGATGTGCCAGCGGGCGGTCATCGCGATGGCGATGGCCAACCGGCCGCGGGTGCTGATCGCGGACGAGCCGACGACGGCGCTCGACGTCAGCGTGCAGGCGCAGATCCTCGACGTGCTGCGGCGGGCGGCGCGGGAGACCGGGGCGGCGACCGTGCTGATCACCCACGACCTGGGGGTGGTGGCGGAGACCGCGGACCGGCTGTGCGTCATGTACGGCGGCCGGGTGGTCGAGTCGGGCACGGTGCACGACGTCTTCGCCCGGCCCCGGCACCCGTACACGGCGGCCCTGCTGGCGTCGCTGCCGCGCCTCGACGTCCGCGCCGACCGCCTCACGCCCATCCCGGGCCAGCCCCCGGACCTGATCGACGTGACCCCGGGCTGCCCGTTCGCGCCGCGCTGCCCGGTGGGCCACGACCGCGCACGGTGCGCGGAGGAGCGCCCGGAGCCGGTGGTGATCGGCAACGGCACGAGCGCGTGCCACTACCCCGACGAGGCGGGCCCGCCCCCAAGGGCGGTGGGACCCGAGCGGGATCCCGCGCCGCGCGCCGCGGGCACTGGCGGCGGGGCGGGTGGCGGGACCGGCGTGCAGGGCACGGCTTCGCCGCACCACGGTGAGCAGGAGAAGTCCGGGGTGCGGCCGAGCGGCGGCGAAGGCCCGCCCGCGGCTGCACCGCGAGGCGCGGGGGCGGGAGCCGGTGTCTCCGCGTCGGATGTGCGGGCGTCTGCGGCCGAGTCGCGGCCGACTCACGCGGCGTCCGGCACCGAGGTGGGCGGGCCGCAGGAGACAGCCTCGTCGACGCGTGGCGCGACGGGGGAGTCCGGCGATCCGCCGGGTAGCAGTCGTGCGCACGACCCGGCCGGCGGCGCCCTGTCCGCGGCTGCGCCGCGTGGTGCCGCGGCGAAGTCCGCCGTCCCGGCCACGGACGCGGGCGCGTCCGCGTCGCCTCCGGCACCGGGTGCGCCCGGCGCTGCCGCTGGCGGGTCGCGGGAGGCGGCTGCGCCGCGTGGTGCGGCGGCGAAGTCCGGTACCCCGCCGGACGGCGGCTCCGCGCCGGACGGCGGGGTCGCGCTCGACGTGCGGGACGCGCGCAAGCTCTTTCCCGTCCGTACCGGCGTCTTCGCCCGCACCTCCGGGTACGTGCACGCCGTCGACGGGGTGTCGTTGCAGATATCCGCCGGGCGGACGCTCGGTCTCGTGGGGGAGTCCGGCTGCGGCAAGTCGACACTGGCGCGGATGCTGCTGCGGCTCGTCCGGCCCAGCGGCGGGGAACTGGCCGTCGCCGGGCAGGACCTCGTCCGCGCGAACCGCGGCGAGCTGCGGCGCATCCGGCAGCGGGTGCAGATGGTCTACCAGGACCCCTTCGCCTCGCTGAACCCCCGGCTCAGCGTCGGCGACAACGTCGCCGAACCCCTGCGCCTCGCCGGCGGCTTCAGCCGCCCGCAGCGGCGCGCCCGCGTGCTCGACCTCTTCGACCTTGTGGGCCTGCGCCCCGAGCACGCCGACCGCTACCCCGCCGAGTTCTCCGGCGGGCAGCGCCAGCGCGTCGCCATCGCCCGCGCCCTCGCGCTGCGCCCGCGGCTGCTGCTCCTGGACGAGCCCGTCTCCGCGCTCGACGTCTCCGTCCAGGCGCAGGTCCTCAACCTCCTCGCCGACCTCCAGCGCGAGTCCGGCATGGCCTACCTCTTCGTCAGCCACGACCTGTCCGTCGTCCGGCAGGTCGCCGACGACGTCGCCGTCATGTACCTCGGGCGGATCGTGGAGACCGGCCCCGTCGAGCGCATCTACGGCCGGCCCCGCCACCCGTACACGCGCGCGCTGCTCGACTCCGTGCCCGCCCCCGATCCCGCCGGCCGCGAGACCCGCCGCCGGGCGCCGCTCGGCGGCGACGTGCCGAGCCCGGCCGACCCCCCGTCCGGCTGCCGCTTCCGCACCCGCTGCCCGCTCGCCGTGGAGCGGTGTGCCGCCGAGGAGCCGGCGCTGCGCGACGTCGACGGCGGCCTGACCGCCTGCCACTTCGCCGAGACCCTCCGCGCCCCCGACGCCCTCCGCCGCCCCGACGTCCCCCGCGACTCCGACCCCGGCGCTGATCCCGATCCTGACCCCGATGCCCCCCGCGCCACCGGTCCCGTACCCCGCGAGGTGCGCACGTGA
- a CDS encoding sulfatase-like hydrolase/transferase: MLVIQADQYRWDCLGAAGHPDVRTPALDRLAADGVRHTEAYCPYPVCTPSRYALLSGLYAHQHGAWTNHSTLDTALGTFPRALRRAGYRTAAVGKMHFTPTYLDVGYDRLHLAEQHGPGRYDDDYHRELRAAGLADVVDLLDQELALRPQAPPGYRATYGTGRSDLPEEWHSTTWIGERALRELEEWDDGGGQLLHVSFVKPHHPFDPPAPWDTLHDPAALTLPPGWTPAIPDADLPHARAYFDYGPLTEPVLRTVLAHYYGAIAQLDHHVGRLLGALRRRGLYDDTLVLFTSDHGEYLGFHHLLLKDGPMYDPLVRVPLLVKYPAAARGGDRRGEVSATPASLVDVAPTVLAACGAAGPGDLPGRDLAGPGAGPRYVFAEDRRRGRVLMARSRTHKLLLAADPAEDALYDLASDPYELTDRLADPACADAAAELREALWRWAVFDTPVPARLDENAPRVAGAPGPAAATGGDPRAAPRAHDAAAVRRALDAGGPAAWAPSRSASSGDTHP; encoded by the coding sequence GTGCTGGTCATCCAGGCCGACCAGTACCGCTGGGACTGTCTCGGCGCCGCCGGTCACCCCGACGTCCGCACCCCCGCCCTCGACCGGCTCGCCGCCGACGGGGTCCGGCACACCGAGGCGTACTGCCCGTACCCCGTCTGCACCCCCTCCCGCTACGCCCTCCTCAGCGGCCTCTACGCCCACCAGCACGGCGCCTGGACGAACCACAGCACCCTCGACACCGCCCTCGGCACCTTCCCCCGCGCCCTGCGCCGCGCCGGCTACCGCACCGCCGCCGTCGGCAAGATGCACTTCACCCCGACCTACCTCGACGTCGGCTACGACCGCCTGCACCTCGCCGAGCAGCACGGCCCCGGCCGCTACGACGACGACTACCACCGCGAGCTGCGCGCCGCCGGCCTCGCCGACGTCGTCGACCTCCTCGACCAGGAACTCGCGCTCCGCCCCCAGGCGCCGCCGGGCTACCGGGCCACGTACGGCACCGGCCGCTCCGACCTTCCCGAGGAGTGGCACTCCACCACCTGGATCGGCGAGCGCGCCCTGCGCGAGCTTGAGGAGTGGGACGACGGCGGCGGGCAGCTTCTGCACGTCTCGTTCGTCAAACCCCACCACCCCTTCGATCCGCCCGCACCCTGGGACACGCTCCACGACCCGGCCGCGCTCACGCTCCCGCCGGGCTGGACCCCCGCGATCCCCGACGCCGATCTGCCGCACGCGCGCGCGTACTTCGACTACGGCCCGCTGACCGAGCCCGTGCTGCGCACCGTCCTCGCGCACTACTACGGCGCCATCGCCCAGCTCGACCACCACGTCGGCCGGCTGCTGGGCGCGCTGCGCCGGCGCGGGCTCTACGACGACACCCTCGTGCTGTTCACCTCCGACCACGGCGAGTACCTGGGCTTCCACCACCTGCTGCTCAAGGACGGCCCGATGTACGACCCGCTGGTGCGGGTGCCGCTGCTGGTCAAGTACCCGGCCGCGGCCCGCGGCGGCGACCGGCGCGGGGAGGTGAGCGCCACCCCGGCCTCGCTGGTCGACGTGGCCCCCACGGTGCTCGCCGCCTGCGGCGCCGCCGGACCCGGCGACCTGCCGGGGCGCGACCTCGCGGGGCCGGGCGCGGGGCCCCGGTACGTCTTCGCCGAGGACCGCCGGCGCGGCCGGGTGCTCATGGCCCGCTCCCGTACGCACAAGCTGCTGCTGGCCGCCGATCCGGCGGAGGACGCGCTGTACGACCTGGCGTCCGATCCGTACGAGCTCACCGACCGGCTCGCCGACCCCGCCTGCGCGGACGCCGCCGCCGAGCTGCGCGAGGCGCTGTGGCGCTGGGCGGTGTTCGACACCCCGGTGCCGGCGCGCCTCGACGAGAACGCCCCCCGCGTCGCCGGTGCCCCGGGCCCCGCCGCGGCGACCGGCGGCGATCCGCGCGCCGCACCCCGCGCGCACGACGCGGCGGCCGTCCGCCGCGCCCTCGACGCCGGCGGCCCCGCCGCCTGGGCCCCCTCCCGCTCCGCCTCCTCCGGTGACACCCACCCCTGA
- a CDS encoding ABC transporter substrate-binding protein yields the protein MARPAPRLSRRSLLKAAGLTGAGTLAGVPLLTACGEGSTSGGASGRLTLGTTQIMQFDPYQTNTALHIHAFYAYLLDYTDDYTATPAAASKWEFADDKKSVTVTLRKSEFHSGQAVTAADVVAGVERAKDPEAGFTLAATTAFIDRATAEDDRTVRLDFAEAVPDELVLDWMFAFPLVPAKRNEVAVLEKEPAGSGPFLLEDFRRDRLLRLRKNPDYWNSGEPRLDEVEFRFFRDEESLVSALESGDLDGALYLSLRNADRLRDRFKLVQGAGRMDLFFMNGARPPFDDKKVRQALARAIDRERIIDQVRFGLGEPVYTAFMPESPAFDPAYLDSHGFDLDAAEKMLDAAGGPRKATAAFGPEPGAKDIVQAIQADFEKIGFELTLQPMEETAFLDALFAGELECCIAAQPNNLQSPSLISRGRQMLTTEDNVMMGASVPARYAAAVEASRTALTPDAQTTAYAELNAVLVDEAWVVGIATRPSLAALEKNVSGYAVDKRDFLDLTHTRTA from the coding sequence ATGGCACGACCCGCGCCACGGCTCAGCCGGCGTTCCCTGCTCAAGGCCGCCGGTCTGACGGGAGCCGGCACGCTGGCCGGAGTACCGCTGCTGACCGCCTGCGGCGAGGGCAGCACGTCCGGCGGCGCGTCCGGCCGGCTGACCCTCGGCACCACGCAGATCATGCAGTTCGACCCGTACCAGACGAACACCGCCCTGCACATCCATGCCTTCTACGCCTACCTCCTCGACTACACGGACGACTACACGGCCACGCCCGCGGCGGCCTCGAAGTGGGAGTTCGCCGACGACAAGAAGTCCGTGACCGTGACGCTGCGGAAGAGCGAGTTCCACTCCGGCCAGGCGGTCACCGCCGCCGACGTCGTCGCCGGCGTCGAGCGCGCCAAGGACCCCGAGGCGGGGTTCACGCTGGCCGCGACGACCGCGTTCATCGACCGCGCCACCGCCGAGGACGACCGCACCGTACGGCTGGACTTCGCCGAGGCCGTGCCGGACGAGCTGGTCCTGGACTGGATGTTCGCCTTCCCGCTGGTCCCGGCGAAGCGGAACGAGGTCGCGGTGCTGGAGAAGGAGCCGGCCGGCTCGGGACCGTTCCTGCTGGAGGACTTCCGCCGGGACCGGCTGCTGCGGCTGAGGAAGAACCCGGACTACTGGAACAGCGGCGAGCCGCGGCTGGACGAGGTCGAGTTCCGCTTCTTCCGCGACGAGGAGTCCCTCGTCAGCGCGCTGGAGTCGGGCGACCTCGACGGCGCGCTGTACCTGTCGCTGCGCAACGCCGACCGGCTGCGCGACCGCTTCAAGCTGGTCCAGGGCGCCGGGCGGATGGACCTCTTCTTCATGAACGGCGCCAGGCCGCCCTTCGACGACAAGAAGGTGCGCCAGGCCCTCGCCCGCGCCATCGACCGCGAACGGATCATCGACCAGGTCCGCTTCGGCCTCGGCGAGCCCGTCTACACCGCGTTCATGCCGGAGTCCCCGGCGTTCGACCCCGCCTACCTCGACTCCCACGGCTTCGACCTCGACGCCGCGGAGAAGATGCTGGACGCCGCCGGCGGGCCGCGCAAGGCGACCGCCGCGTTCGGCCCCGAGCCCGGCGCCAAGGACATCGTGCAGGCCATCCAGGCGGACTTCGAGAAGATCGGCTTCGAGCTGACGCTCCAGCCGATGGAGGAGACGGCGTTCCTCGACGCGCTGTTCGCCGGCGAGCTGGAGTGCTGCATCGCCGCGCAGCCGAACAACCTGCAGAGCCCGTCGCTGATCTCCCGCGGGCGGCAGATGCTGACCACCGAGGACAACGTGATGATGGGCGCGAGCGTGCCCGCCCGCTACGCCGCCGCCGTCGAGGCGAGCCGCACGGCGCTCACGCCCGACGCGCAGACCACGGCGTACGCGGAGCTGAACGCGGTGCTCGTCGACGAGGCGTGGGTCGTGGGGATCGCCACGCGGCCCTCGCTGGCGGCGCTGGAGAAGAACGTCAGCGGCTACGCGGTCGACAAGCGCGACTTCCTCGACCTCACGCACACGCGCACCGCCTAG
- a CDS encoding sialidase family protein yields the protein MSAPPRPSAPQPRRGRGPFRAAGPAACALLLAGAVPAAALPAAQAPDAAAGSGSRPTARIAYSTVFERGEDGYHSFRIPAVVEAADGTLLAFAEGRVAGAGDDGDIDLVLKRSPDGGRTWGELDVVADDGGNKFGNPVPVVDRATGRVLLNTTRTGGGVSGQDVICGRATAEETRRSFVQHSDDHGATWSDPREITADVKRPEWRHFVGGPGHGTQLTRGAHAGRLVIPGNHSRAPEPGGACPDDRLFGGHALYSDDGGGTWHLGGVDEVTDGTVIPNETSATELSDGTVYFNTRDQHGSSPGARAATVSGDGGATFDAPYREVPDLLAPVVQGAVLTLPAASDPAGRLVFSAPRHATARENLTLRTSRDDGAAWREGPQVHDGPAGYSDLVPAAGGVGVLYENGDRTPTGDGLLPYHRRITYAHVPARLLSTPPPRPSTTPDASGHRHHSVVSGSPERVRGVSGRALELSGDYVETPLTGELAFDEGPFTAAAWFRSTEREQQQAVLWAHSEEAADAKWWIRLEPDQNRIRGHVNTGSQNTFVSAPGDFADGEWHHVALTRDDTGITLYVDGAPAAASGPVAGSVSADARTGIRAGARVNGINNPLVGAVDEVWLFDRALDAAQTERLAADNRPPRGAAVLHLPLETVRRG from the coding sequence ATGTCCGCACCGCCCCGCCCGTCCGCCCCCCAACCCCGCCGCGGCCGGGGGCCGTTCCGCGCCGCCGGGCCCGCCGCCTGCGCCCTGCTGCTGGCCGGTGCCGTCCCCGCCGCCGCCCTGCCCGCGGCGCAGGCACCGGACGCCGCCGCCGGATCCGGGTCCCGGCCCACGGCGCGCATCGCGTACTCCACCGTCTTCGAGCGCGGTGAGGACGGCTACCACTCCTTCCGCATCCCCGCCGTCGTCGAGGCCGCCGACGGCACGCTCCTCGCCTTCGCCGAGGGCCGGGTGGCCGGCGCGGGCGACGACGGCGACATCGACCTCGTGCTCAAGCGGTCCCCGGACGGCGGCCGTACGTGGGGCGAGCTGGACGTCGTGGCCGACGACGGCGGCAACAAGTTCGGCAACCCCGTGCCGGTCGTGGACCGCGCCACCGGCCGCGTCCTGCTCAACACCACCCGCACCGGCGGCGGCGTCTCCGGCCAGGACGTCATCTGCGGCCGGGCGACGGCCGAGGAGACCCGGCGCTCGTTCGTCCAGCACAGCGACGACCACGGCGCCACCTGGTCCGACCCGCGGGAGATCACCGCCGACGTCAAGCGGCCCGAGTGGCGGCACTTCGTCGGCGGGCCCGGCCACGGCACCCAGCTCACCCGCGGCGCGCACGCCGGCCGCCTCGTCATCCCCGGCAACCACTCCCGCGCCCCCGAACCCGGCGGCGCCTGCCCCGACGACCGCCTCTTCGGCGGCCACGCCCTCTACAGCGACGACGGGGGTGGCACCTGGCACCTCGGCGGCGTCGACGAGGTCACCGACGGCACCGTCATCCCCAACGAGACCTCCGCCACCGAACTCTCCGACGGCACCGTCTACTTCAACACCCGCGACCAGCACGGCAGCAGCCCCGGCGCGCGCGCCGCCACCGTCAGCGGCGACGGCGGCGCCACCTTCGACGCCCCGTACCGCGAGGTGCCCGACCTCCTCGCGCCCGTCGTCCAGGGCGCCGTGCTCACGCTCCCGGCCGCCTCCGACCCGGCCGGGCGGCTGGTGTTCTCCGCGCCCCGGCACGCCACCGCGCGCGAGAACCTCACCCTGCGCACCAGCCGCGACGACGGCGCCGCCTGGCGGGAGGGACCGCAGGTCCACGACGGCCCGGCCGGCTACTCCGACCTCGTACCGGCCGCCGGCGGCGTCGGCGTGCTCTACGAGAACGGCGACCGCACGCCGACCGGCGACGGCCTGCTCCCGTACCACCGGCGGATCACCTACGCGCACGTGCCCGCCCGGCTGCTGAGCACCCCGCCGCCGCGGCCCTCGACCACGCCCGACGCCTCAGGACACCGCCACCACTCCGTCGTCAGCGGCAGCCCGGAGCGGGTCCGCGGGGTCTCCGGTCGCGCCCTGGAGCTGTCCGGTGACTACGTCGAAACCCCGCTGACCGGCGAACTCGCCTTCGACGAGGGACCGTTCACCGCCGCCGCCTGGTTCCGCAGCACCGAGCGGGAGCAGCAGCAGGCCGTGCTCTGGGCGCACTCCGAGGAGGCGGCGGACGCCAAGTGGTGGATCCGGCTGGAGCCGGACCAGAACCGCATCCGCGGCCACGTGAACACCGGCTCCCAGAACACCTTCGTCTCCGCCCCCGGCGACTTCGCCGACGGCGAGTGGCACCACGTCGCGCTCACCCGCGACGACACGGGCATCACTCTCTACGTGGACGGCGCGCCCGCCGCCGCCTCCGGCCCGGTCGCGGGCTCGGTCTCCGCGGACGCCCGCACCGGCATCCGGGCCGGCGCGCGCGTCAACGGCATCAACAATCCGCTCGTCGGCGCCGTGGACGAGGTGTGGCTGTTCGACCGCGCCCTCGACGCCGCGCAGACCGAGCGGCTCGCGGCGGACAACCGCCCGCCGCGGGGCGCGGCCGTGCTGCACCTGCCGCTGGAGACGGTCCGCCGCGGCTAG
- a CDS encoding ABC transporter permease, which produces MYAYVIRRLLQFALVLFLGSVAVWAFVFALPGDPATVLTGPDAAPAELAATRERLGLDDSVARQYVTWLGNAVTGDLGDSYFSAETVRSTLLDTVPATGQLAAFAMALTLLIGIPVGTVVALRPRSWAGRAADAYLTAGLAIPAFWLGLLLIIVFAVQLGALPAASDYVPLFSDPVGALRATILPALAVAVHASSVLARFLAASLREVMGRDYIRTARAKGVPERYVVRRHALRNAALPTVTVVGIQLGGFLGGTVVIEAVFNYPGLGRLLYTSIGERDYAVVQGGVLFVVAAFLCLNLLVDVLYAYLDPRIRLA; this is translated from the coding sequence ATGTACGCGTACGTCATCCGGCGGCTGCTGCAGTTCGCCCTGGTGCTGTTCCTCGGCTCCGTCGCCGTCTGGGCGTTCGTCTTCGCGCTGCCCGGCGACCCCGCGACGGTCCTCACCGGCCCCGACGCCGCCCCCGCGGAACTGGCCGCCACCCGCGAGCGGCTCGGCCTGGACGACTCGGTGGCGCGGCAGTACGTCACCTGGCTCGGCAACGCCGTCACCGGCGACCTCGGCGACTCCTACTTCTCCGCCGAGACCGTCCGTTCCACGCTCCTCGACACCGTCCCCGCCACCGGGCAGCTCGCCGCGTTCGCCATGGCGCTCACCCTGCTCATCGGCATCCCCGTCGGCACCGTCGTCGCGCTGCGCCCCCGCTCGTGGGCCGGCCGCGCCGCCGACGCGTACCTCACCGCCGGGCTCGCGATCCCCGCCTTCTGGCTCGGCCTGCTGCTCATCATCGTCTTCGCCGTGCAGCTCGGCGCGCTCCCCGCGGCCAGCGACTACGTGCCGCTGTTCAGCGACCCGGTGGGTGCGCTGCGGGCCACGATCCTGCCCGCGCTCGCCGTCGCCGTGCACGCCTCCAGCGTGCTCGCCCGCTTCCTGGCCGCCTCGCTGCGCGAGGTGATGGGCCGGGACTACATCCGCACCGCGCGCGCCAAGGGCGTGCCGGAGCGGTACGTCGTACGCCGGCACGCGCTGCGCAACGCCGCGCTGCCGACCGTCACCGTCGTCGGCATCCAGCTCGGCGGCTTCCTCGGCGGCACCGTCGTCATCGAGGCGGTCTTCAACTACCCGGGCCTCGGCCGGCTCCTCTACACCTCGATCGGCGAGCGCGACTACGCCGTCGTGCAGGGCGGCGTGCTCTTCGTCGTGGCCGCGTTCCTCTGTCTCAACCTGCTGGTCGACGTCCTCTACGCCTACCTGGACCCGCGGATCCGGCTCGCCTGA